The genomic region CTATATTTCCTCCTAATCTGAGGGGGAGTAGCCTTAGCTACTCTCGCTTCAACACCTCTCGAATCCCGCTCAACCCACCGGCAATGCTTTCGAGCTTGTCGAGCATCTGTAGGAGTTGGCCGGCGCCGGAGTTGCGGAGGTTGTCGCGGAAGGTGGCTTTGATTTCCTGCCAGCGGGCTTCTTCGGCGGGGGTGAGCCAGCCGAGCAGCTCGCGCAGCTTGAGCAGGTTGGCTTCGGTGGCGCTGGTCAGGGTTTGGGCTTCGCTTTCGTAATGGGCGGCCAGCAGGTCCGTTATTTCCTGGTCGTTCATCACGGGGCGCACTTTCTCGGCCAACTTGTTCATGTTGCGGTAGGAGCCCTGCAGCTTGAACGGCGGCTCGGTACGGTAGGCGTCGGCCTGGGCGGCGCTGGCAATGTAGGCCGCATTCACGCGGGCCACTACGTCGCGCAGGCGCAACAGCTTCTGGAGCACCGCCACGTACTCGTTTAGCTCCTCGGGCGAGTGGTTGCCCTCCAGGCTCAGGCCGTCCTGCTGCCCGGTTTCGGCCAGGCGAATGAGGGCGGGCACGTCCTGGGGGCTTTGGGTGGCGAGGCGGCCCAGGGCGGCGTTGCTGGTGAGGGCGTTTTCGAGGTAGGAGAGGCGGAAGGCTTCCTCGGAGCCGGTGCTCAGGATGTCGCCGAGGTTGTAGATGTCGGCGCGGTTGGCCAGCATGTCGGGCAATTGAAACACGTCGCCGCTTTCGGTGTAGGGGTTGCCGGCCATCACCACCGCCACCTTGCGGCCGCGGAAGTCGTAGGTGCGGGCGCGGCCCTCGTACACGCCCTCAATCTTGCGCTGGGCGTCGCAGAGCGAGATAAACTTTTGCAGAAACTCGGGGTTGCAGTGCTGGATGTCGTCCACGTAAATCATCACGTTGTCGCCCATCTCGAAGGCTAGGTTCAGCTTCTCCAGCTCCTGCCGCGCCCCGGCGTTGGGGGCCTGGGCGGGGTCTACGCTGGTTACGGCGTGCCCGATGGCCGGCCCGTTGATTTTCATGAAGATGAGGCCTAGCCGGTTGGCCACGTACTCCATGAGCGTGGTTTTGCCGTAGCCGGGCGGCGAGATGAGCAGGAGCAGGCCCATGAGGTCGGTGCGCTTGCCCTCGCCCGCCGTCCCGATCTGCTTGGCCAGGTTGGCCCCAATTAGCGGCAGATATACTTTATCAATCAGCTGATTGCGCACAAACGAGGTGAGCACCCTCGGGCGGAAATCTTCCAGGCGCATGTCCTGGGCGGCCCGCACCAGCAGCTGCTTTTTCAGCTCCTGAAACTGCTCGAACTGCGGCACCAGCACCCGCTCATAGTGCAGCAGCCGGCGGCGGAAGTCGGGGAAGTTGAGGGGGTAGGTACGGTCGTCGGAGAGGCGCGGGTGAGTGCCCTGGAAGCCGGCGAGGACTTCGCGGGTAGGCGTGTGGACAACGCGGGCGGGGTCATAGGTGTTGGTGAGCAGGAGGACGGCGCACTCGAGCGCCTCACCCCCCAGCCCCCTCTCCGAAAAAGGAGAGGAGGAGCCGGCCGATTCTGTCTCTAACTCTGCGTTGATTTCAGGGTCGGCTACGGCTCCCCCTCTCCTTTTTCGGAGAGGGGGCTGGGGGGTGAGGCGCTTCGGCTGCACCGCCTGCACCCACTGCCGCACCAACTGAACCTGCGCCACCGGCTGATCCTGGAGCTGGTCGATGGACCGCTGGAACAGCTCCGTGGCCTGGCGCTCCTGTAGCTGCTTCTGAAACTGCTGGTACAGCTCGGCGGCTTCCTGGGAGATGATGAAGTGGTTGTTGGTTTTCGGTTCTTGGTTTTTGGTTAGTTCTGACGTTGGAGAAGTACCACTTACCTGAGTCAGCGAAGCGAACAGGTAGTCACCGGCTTCGACTACTTGGTCAGGCGTAAATAGGCCGGTTTGCTGGGCGAAGGTTCCCACGGCGGCTTGCAGCTCAGCCTTCAGCGCGTCGAATTCCTGCGAATCGGGGAAGACTTGCAGCAGCACCCCGATGCCCTGAAGCTGCCGTTCCCAGTGGGCGCGCTGGTCGGGGTCAGCGAAGCGCAGCCAGTAGAGGGCCGCGGCGGCGCGGGTGTCGGCGGGGTAGCGGAGCAGGTCGGCGGTGCGGGTGAGGCGCACCAGGGCCGTGAGCAGCAGAGCGGCGTCGTGGTCGTGCACACCTTTGAGGTAGCCTTCCTGGTAGCGCGCGGCCATAAATTGCTGCACGTAGGCCAATAGCTCGGCGGCGCTGAGGTGGCCTAGCTCGGGTACGGACAGCACGGCGGGGCGGCCCGCTTCCGCATCGGCGGGCGTGGGGTGCTGGGCAGCCTGCAGGATGCGCCAGGCCAGAAACTCGGCCCGGTACACGTCCTGGTTTTCCGACACCACGGTTTGCTCCCACACTGGCCTAGCCGCCAGCAGGGTAGGGTCGTTGATTTTCTGGAAGAAGTTGGTGCCCGTGAGGTGGTAGTGCAGGTCGCCGTCGCGCAGCACCACGGTCAGCTCCAGGGGCTGGGTGTTCACGGTGAAGGCATGAGGACCGAACTTGAGGGTCTGGCCGCCGTCGGCAAACAGGTCGGCCCGGTCTCGGAGCTGACGCACAGCGTCTTCGCGCAGGGTTTTGAGGCGGCTCAGCACATCGTCGGCCTTCACCGAGTCGCCGAGGTTGAGTAGCTCCTGAGCGGTCTGGCGCACCTTTTCCACCATCACGTCGGCGGCAAAGCACCCGTTGATATCCGCCACCGATTCCAGGCGGGTGAGGCGGCTCTGCACCGCTTTCAGCAGCCGCTCGGCGCTTTGCAGTAGGGCTGTGGCGCGCTGGTTGCGGGCCGCCACCAGGGCCGTTTTCTTGGATTCGAAAGCTTCCACCACCTGCTCGCGGCGGCTAGTGAGTTGCTCGATAAACTGGTCGAAGTCGGGGAAGCGGCCTTCCAGCTCCTCCAGCTGCACCATGAGCTTGGTCAGGTACTCGTCGCACTTGGCGGGCGTGTCGGCCAGGTCGAGGTAGTTGGTCAGGGCCTGCTCCAGCAGCTTGAGCTGGGCGGTAAACTCGGCCTGGGCCTCGGTGCCAGCCAGGGCCTGCCGCCGCCGTTTAAGGGCCGCCCGAATCTGGTTGAAGCGGGCGTACACCGTCGAGATATTGTCGATGATGGCCGTGGTCTGAGTCGGGTCGGGGATGGGCAGGTTGCTCACTACCTCAATCAGCAGCTCCAACTCCTGGGCTACGGCGGTGGCTTCCTGCTCGCGCTGGTCGGCCTCCACGGTTTTCTGCACCTGCTCCACGCCGTCGGCAATGGCCTGCACGCGCTGGGCGTAGGGCGTGAGGGCATCGGGTTTCAGCAGGAAATCCACGGTTTGGGTGGCTACTTCCTTGCTCAACTCCTCTAGGCCAGTGGCATGTTGCTCCACGGCCGGCAGCTCTACGTAGCGCAGCTCCTTCAGGGAAATCACCTCGCCCCGCACCCCGCGCAGCTCGCCCAGCAACTGCACGAACTCCGTCACGGTATCGGGCGCCGAGCGGCGGATGCGGCTGATTAGCTCGTCGGCCTTCTGGAAAACGGTTTGGGTTTGCTGGGCAGTGTTCTTGCGGATGCTCTGTACCTTCTCAAACTCCTCCACGGCGGCCGTGGCCGTCTGCCGGATTTCACCCAGCGGCTCGGCCAGGGCTTGGGCGGCGGGTTCGCGCAGCCAGTGGTAAGCGTCGGTGAGGCTGGTAGTCTGGCGGATCAGATCGAGGTAGAGGCCGGCGTAGGAATCGTCCTTGCCCGTCAGAGTCAGCACTTCCTGTACCTCGCTCATGGCCCGCACAATCTCCTTGTTGCCCAGCTTGTAGAGGTAGGAATCGGAGGTGACGGGTAGCTCGAAGTCGGGAGCGGTGTAGGGCGTCTGCCAGATCTGCACGGCGTGGTGCTTCTTGGGCTCGTCGTCGGCCCGGAAGAAGCATAGCTCCCCGTTCTCAAACAGGGCGTAGCCGTGGCACACAATGGGGTTGTCGACGCGCTGAGCAATGCGGTTGTAGCTCAGCAGCAGGTAAGTGCCCTGGTCCTTGTTGTAGAACACGTACAGGAAATCCTCCCCGTTCGGCGACACCACCCGCTTCTCAAACAGCATCTCCCGCAGCCCGTTGTCGAGCAGCTTGTTGTCGCCGGTTTGCAGGTAGAAACCGTGCGGGAAAATCAGGCCCTGCCCGTCGGGCAGCAGCACGCAGGCATCGGCCAGGGCATCGAGGCGCTGGGCGGTTTTTAGCTTGAAGTTGAAGATGAAGTAGCGGTACTGCTGCTCCTGGTAGGGCCGGATCTTGAGCAGAATCAGGTTGCCCACCACGGCAAAGTAGATTTCCGAGTCGTCGAGGGTCTGGTCCTTATCATCTACCGGCTCACTCAAAATGCCCTGACCGGTGCTGGTATTGTCCTCTACTTTAATGGTCAGGTCGCCGCCAATCGTCTCCACGAACACCTTGTCTTCGATGCTGATGTGGGGGTGCTTGCCGCCGCGCTGCATGTCGCGGGTGGCGCGCTTCCACTGGAACTCGTGCTGGGGCGGGAAGGTGTACTCGTGGTCGGAGCGGTTGTCGAGGTAGGTGAGCGTGTCGCCTTGCATCAGCCACTTGAACGTCTTCACATCCGAGGTGCTGCGGCCCACCCGAAACACCATGAACAGGTGCGCCCCAATCACCGCAAACTTCACGAACTGGGTGTTCTTGTAGTAGCGGTACAGGTTGCGGAACTCCTCCAGAAACTGCGGATTCTGTAGCAGCTCCAGCCCCAGCGGCCGGAAGTCGTGCTCGGTGTAGTCGTACACCCCAAATACGTCGGCCAAATCCGGCTCCGCCTTCAGCCCCAGCGTCACATTGTACCCGAAGATGAAGCGCTGCCCCACCGGCACCATGTCCCAGGGCACGCAGTTGTTTTCGGTGGTAATGCGACCGGTGCCTAGCAGGCGAGTATCCACGGCCCCAAACACCTGCTTGCGTTCCGCATTGAGTGTATCCAGCCGCTGGCGCAGGTCGGTGCTGCTTTTGAGCAGGCGGTTGCGTAGAATTTCGTAGGTGCCGGTTTCGAGTTGTTCCATAGGGGGTAGTAGCCTAGCTCTAATCGCCTCACCCCAACCCCTCTCCGAAAAAGGAGAGGGGCTCTAGTTATGGCTTGTAGAGGTAGAATTAAGACTAGAAACTAGTTCCCCTCCTCAGATGAGGAGGGGTTAGGGGTGGTTGATGATGGTAGAACGGTAATCTAAAAAGCAGCCTCAATAGCTGCCAATACACTTTCGATATGTTGCACGACTAGCTTATTCTCAAACCGCAGCACTTTCAGGCCTAAGCTGCCTAAATAAGAATCTCGCTCCTGGTCCTGTGCCTCACCGCTTGCGGTAAAATGCCCTGCGCCATCTAGCTCTACCACCAGCTTTTCAGCCGGGCAGTAGAAGTCCACGATGTACGGCCCGATGTCGTGCTGGCGGCGGAATTTGCGGCCATCTAGCTGGCTGCGCTGAAGAGCTTTCCAAAGTAGGGCTTCGGCAGGCGTGAGGTTGCTGCGTAGGATGCGACGGGTAGCTTTCTGATAGCCTAGGTTATGGATATGGTTAGTATCGGGCATAGCTATAGAATTCTAGAGGCTAGTTCCCCTCCTTAGATAAGGAGGGGCTAGGGGTGGTTGACCAATCGTTGAACGACAAACTAATTCTAATTCCTAGCTCTAGTTTTTCAACCGCCCCCAACCCCTCCTCATCTGAGGAGGGGAGCTAGTTTCTAGCAGGGGTAGTCACTCTTTACCTCAGCTCCAGCATCTTCGCCGGCTTATCCCCAATACCCAGCGCGGTAGCGGTGCCGGCCAGTTGGGTGATGGTGGCGCGGGTGGCGTCGTCGCCGGCTTGGTTCATCATCTTGAGCAGCAAGGCCGAGACGCTGAGGTTCTTCATATCCTCACTGCTCAGGCCGAACTTATCGACGAAGCGGCGGAGGTTGGTTTTGAAGTCACCGCCGCCGTTGCCGTCGAGGGAGAAGAAGGCGTCTTTCACGGTGCCCAGTACCTCGCTGTTGTGCACGGCGCGGTCTACCATCTTGCCCTTCGTGATAGAGCCGATAATCTGGTCGAAGAACATCGTTTCACCACCCACAATGTCGATTTTGGCGGCTTTGAGGGCCTCGCCAATCACATCGGCTTGCGAAGCGGCAATGTCTTTCTGAATGCTGATTTGGGCCAGCTCCACCGACTTTTCTTTGTCGAGGCGCAGCTTGAACTCCTCGTGGTCTTTGCCTACCCCGTCGAGCTTCTTCATGGCGTCGGCCTTGGCTTCGATGCCCTTGGCTTCCACCGCAAATTTCTGCTCCGATACGGCGGCTTCGGCTAGGCCGCGCTTCTGCTCGGCATCTGCTTTGGCCTGGATGATGTCGGCGTCAGCGAGGCCTTTCTCGCGGTTCACCTTAGCGGCTACTACCCCCAGTTTCTCGTCGGCATCGGCCTGGGCTGCGGCTTTGGCCTGAATGGCCTGCGCTTCGGCTGTGGCCGTAAGCTGGAGCACAGTGGCTTCGGTTTCGCCTTCTTTCTGGCGGGCGGTGGCTTTGGCTTGCATCACCTGGGCTTCGGCCAGGCCTACGGCGGCGGCTTTGCTGGCTTCGGCTTCGGCCAGCGTGCGGATGGCCTGGGCCTTGAACTCAGCGGCGGCTTTTTCGGCCTCAGCGTCAATCAGAGCCTGCTTAGCGCGGAACTCGGCAGCCTGGCGCTCCATATCGGCAGTGCCTACGAGGGTTACCGTAGCGGCTTCGGCTTGCTGCTGGGCAGCCGTCACGGCTACCAACTTCTCCCGGTCGGCCTGCGCTTGAGCGCGGGTGTCCTTGATGCGCTCCTCTTCCTGCACGGTGGCTTTTTCCACTACCACCCGCTCCCGGATAATGGTCTGGATGTTTTTCTTTTCTTCTTCCAGCGCCTTTTCTTTTTCAATCTGCGCCAGGGCTACAATCCGCTCGCGCTCGTTGGCTTCCAGGGCTTTGGCTTGGGCTACGCGCTCGGTTTCCACGGCGTCGGTGCGCTGCTTGTTGCGCTCGGCCACCAGCACCTGCCGGTCGCGGTTTTGCTCGGCAATGCGCACTTCTTCTTCGGTGGCAATGCGGGCGCGCTCCGACTTCAGGCGCTCTTCCTGCTGCACTTTCTCGGTTTCGGCTAGCTCACGGGCCTTGATGTTGGCAATTTCGCGCTTCTGCTTCTCGGTGTTTTCAGCCAGTTGCTTTTCCAGTTGCAGAATGGTTTCCTGCGCCTCCACGTCCTGCTTCTTGATGGTTTTCTGCTGCTCGCGCTGAATCTGGTTGGCCTGAATCTTCTGCTCCGAAGTCAGAGCAATGATTTTCTTGATGCCCTCGGCGTCCAGAATATTATCTTGGTTCAAGGAGTGCAAAGGCGTCTGCTCCAGGTAGTCAATGGCGCAGTCGTCGAGTACGTAGCCGTTCAGGTCGGTGCCGATGATGCGCAGGATTTCCTGCTTGAACTGCTCGCGGGAGTTATACAATTCGATGAAATCGAAGTGCTTGCCTACGGTCTTGAGGGCTTCCGAAAACTTCGCGTCGAAGAGGTTTTCTAATGCGGCCGGGTCGGAGGCGCGGCGGGCGCCTATGCTCTGGGCTACCTGCACTACGTCTTCGTGCGTTTTGTTGACGCGCACGTAGAAGTTTACCTTTAAATCAGCCCGTAGATTGTCCTTACATACCAACCCCTCGGGGCCGGCGCGTTGGATAATAATGGTTTTCAGCGTGATGTCCATCACCTCCAGCTTGTGCAACACAGGCACGATGAAGATGCCGGAGAAAGATACTTTCGTATCGCCGAGGCCAGTGCGCACAAGGGCTTCGCCCTGCACGGCCTTTTGGTACATTTTGACGAGTAGGGCGAGCAAACCCAGCAGCAGAAAGCCGAGGATGAGCAGTACCGCCCAGGATAATTGAGCAACCATCGTTGTAAGGAGTAAGGGTAGAGAAATAGGAGTAGAGAGAAAAATGATGCAACAGAATTGTCGGGAAGCGGCCAGGCAAAACGTGTGCTATGCTGGTGCTGCAAGCGGTTTTGTTTTCAGCGGACGTGCTTACCCTACCTGTATCTGCGGGTTCAACTGACGTAGTGCCTCTACAAACCCCGCCTTATCGCGGGGGGAGAGTAAGATTTCGTCGTAGCGGTTGTAGTGAATAGCCAGTCGGTCGAGCGAAAGCGCTGCTGAACTAATGGGGTTGTGGGTAGGCTCCACACGGGTAATGCTGGCTACTGGCATCTGCACCCGCCATGGTCCACATCGCACCAGCAAGTGGGTAGGGGTTAGCGTGTAATACGTAGTGCGCATCAGGTAGAGAAAAAACGCGACAACCGACAGATTCACGAGGGTAGCTACGAAGTGGCCTGTAGTTTTCTGCCAGTACCCAAAAGGTAGTACTAGCAACAACAATAGTATCGGCCCAAACAACCACCAGCTGATTTTGGAAGGAAAGACTTGATTCATGGCAGTTAGAAGAAATCGGTTAAAAACTCGAAAAGCAGAACCAACGCGTGCCCTACGAGGCGCAAGCCTTTCCATAGCAGCGTTCCTACATCTAGGAGTAACTCCAGGGTGGCAGCCCAGTCCTGCGCCCGTCTGTTGCGCGACATTGCGGTAGATTGCTTACTACCTTTCGTACGGCTCAATTAAGTAGCAGCGCTGCTGGGCATCGAAGTCGATAACCAGGGCTGAGTCGCCTTTGCGCAGCTCGGTGGCCGAGGCGGCGCGCACATTCAGCATGAGCGGAGCGCCGCTGGCTATGCGCACCGCAGCCTGGCCCATTTGCTCACGGGTGGCGGGTAGCACCACCGTGCATATCTTGCCTACTGGCGAGGCGCCGGCGTCGTGGTCTTTCTCTAGTGCCGCGAAGAGTTTCACAAACGGAGTAGTCAGTACCTTCGCCAGCAAAAGGCTGCCTACGAGCAATGGAGCCAGAAAAACTATACCTACTAACCAAGAACTATTGTGAGTATAGTAATTAAGCAGCACGCTGCCGGCCCACAGAGGTAGGGCCACAAAGCTCAGAAACACCATCAGGGGCACGCGGCCCAGGTTGAAAAAAGCCAGGGCATTGTTTAGCCAGTCGGTGCCTACCTCGCCGTGGTGCAGGTGTGGCCCCGCGTGCGTATCGAGGTCAACACCCGCGTCAGCATCGGCGGCTACATCCACGTCCAGCGCATCGAGGTGCACCAGCCCTACCATGACCGTGAGCCAGTAAAGCAGCACGAACACCAGCAGCCCGGTAGGGACCAAGTTGGGCGGCGAAACGGCGGCTTGTAGGAGCTCAGTCATGATATAAGAAGGATAAAAATGGATATATGTATCTCAGGTTGCTGCCAACGTAGCTGGGCAAAGGCAGCACAACTGCCGCAATTATTGTGGCTTTCGCAACTCCGCCAGCTGCTCCTCCAACTCTGTATTGCGCTGGGCCAGGCGGCCGGCATAATGAGCGTATACTCTGGTCGTCAGAATGCTACAGAATAGTATCACAATCATGCCCCAGCCGGGGTCGAGCAGGTGGAACAGGCGCAACCCAACTACCGCAAGAACGATCAGCGAGGCAGCGTAGTAGAGAAGCTTTTCGGCGGTAGTCATGAAAAGGGGATGGTTGAGTTGCTAGCTGTTGGGGTAGACTATGTTGAGCCTTTTTTTGCTACTCCGCAAGGCCCAACTTCGCTTTCAGTGCCTGCACGTCGGTGGCGGCCTGGCTGGCGCTGCTGCCGGCCAGAGCTTTGTCAATCTCGCCGTCGATGCTTTTGCTTTCGTTGGCGATTTGCCCGTACGATTCTGCCAGGGCTTCTTCTGCGGCCACCTTCTCCTTCATGCGTTCGAGTAGCGCCACCGTGCCCGACGAGTCAAGCTGAGCGAGTTGCTTGTTGATGGTCTTGGTAGCGGTGCTTACCGTCTGGCGAGCCTTCAGCGTCTTCAGCTCGTTTTCCCACTGCGAAATGGTCTGCTTGAGCTGCTGCACGTTCTCACTCAGCTGGGCCGCCGATTTTTCGAACTGCTCCTGATCTTGTCCGGAGCGGGTGCTGTGGGCTTCGTTTTCTGCTTTTTTGAGCAGGGCTTCACCTGCCAGTCGGTCGGCTTCTGCTTGGTCTAGGTCGCCTTTGTGGGCGCGTTGCAACAGCAGCACGGCCTTGTTTTCGTAGTCGAGGGCTTTCGAGCGGAAGTTTTCGCCCTCGTTGCGCGCCCGGATGGCCATAGCTTTCACCTCGGCCAGCGCTTGCAGGCTTTTGTCGAGGTCCTGACGTAGGTCGCGCAGGCCCTGCTCAGTCATGTTAATAGGGTTTTCGAGCTGGTCGACGGCGGCATGGGCTTCAGATTGCCCAATTTTGAAGAGGCGGGATAGAATGTTCATGTTGTTAATTTTTAATAGGTTGACTATTTAATGACTGATTTTATTCTCTGTCATCCTGAGCAACGCGAAGGACCTTCTCACGTGGGAACGAGGCGTTGGTACGTCTGTCGTGCAGACGTGAGAAGGTCCTTCGCGCTGCTCAGGATGGCAGAGGTTCTTAGCCCTTTGCGAAGCTGATCAGCTCCTCCGAATACTCGCTCAGCAGCAGGCCTAGTGAGTTGAGCACTGCCTCTAACTCCTGCCGGTCGAGGGTTTCGATTTGCAGGGTATCGCGAAAAATCACCTTGCGGCCCGATTCATCCAGGGCAAAGGCACCGTGAATGATGTCGCGGTTTTTCTGGAGCAACTGCTGGTACACCTCGCACGAGGGCGCGGGCAGTTCCAGCAGGTATTGTTCCAGCAACAGCAGCGGATCGGCGCAGCCAATCACCAAATTGCGGATACCCATCTCCGGCTTATCAACCACCAGAATGCCGTCGGTTTCCTCGGCCCGACGGATGTCGAAACCTAGCTCCAGCAGGTAGCTTTTAATGATAGGGAAGTAGCAGTTTTTCATAGATAAAGAAGGGAAAGCAACCGGTTCGGATGGCAACTTAACCAGATAGCGCTACCACCGGAAACCGGAACATGTTGCAGATGGTAGCCCAAGCTCAAAAAAATAGCAGTCGTAAGAATCCTTCTGGTTGGATTGTAGTAGCTTTACGATACAATACTACTAAAAGTTGGAGATAAGCTCAAAGTTTGAGCATAAATATTTTTTCGCGCATGACGTACATCGGAAAGAACATACGCAAGATTAGAACCGTTAAAAAGCTGAGTCAGGCGGCTTTTGCTGATTTGTTCGGATTGGCGCGGCCTAGCGTAGGGGCATATGAGGAGGGACGCTCAGAGCCGAAAATGGAAACTCTAATTCAGATTGCTCAGTATTTTGGCTTATCGGTAGACTTGCTACTAACGAAAGAACTGACCGTAAATGAGCTCTATAATTTCGATATATTTCAGGAGGCACAGAAGGATGCCGCACCCAAAGAAGGGGCTTCTGAGGCCGACCGTCAGGCATTGCTGACGCCGCTAGTGCCTGCTCGGCGCGTGCTGGAATATATCGTGAACTACCACAATAAAAGCTTTATTGATGGGTTGCAGATGCTGACATTTCCGCACACGCTGGGGTCCGTGACGCGGGCGTTTGAAATCAGCGGGGCTGATATGCAGCCTACCCTACACCACCAGGATGTGGTGCTGTGCTGCCGTGTAGATAAGGCCGCGCCGGTGCTGTACGCGGGGCGGCTTTATGCCTTGGTGACGCAGGGCCGCTTGCTGGTGCGCCGCCTAGCTGAGCGCCTCCCCGACGACGTGCTCAAACTACGAGCCGACAACCGCGACTACCCCACCCAGGATTTTGCCCTCAGCCAGGCCCTGGAAATCTGGGAAATAAAAGCGCAGTTCACCACGCATTTGCACGCGCCTACCCTGCTAGAAGACCGGGTGCAGGTCTTGGAACGCCAGGTAGAAGAATTGCTAGCCCGCATCGGAGCCGCATAACGTTTTTCGCACAGAGTCAGGAGATTGAAAAAGGGAGTAGAAAGAGTGTCGTCGGACCGCTCTTTCTACTCCCTTTTTCAATCCCTGATTCTATACTAAGCTACTCCGCGTTGTGCGCTCGTCCCTGGTGGTGGGGGAAGCCAAACAGCCAGGATGTGAGAATGGGCACCAGAAAAATAGCCACAGTCAGGACGGTGAGGCCTACCTCGGCGGCGGTGCTGGCCAGAAACTCGCTCACGGGGTGTTGGGGTAGGAAATGCTCAAACAATGAGAGCAGCAGCTTCAGGCCCAGAATGACGATGACAAGAAAAGCAGCCGTTTCGAGGAACGGATATTTGCCCATAAGCACCACAAACGACTGCGCCACCAGCCGCATGGCCAGAATGCCAATGAACACGCCCGCACAGATCAGAACCAAGTTATTGGTGA from Hymenobacter aerilatus harbors:
- a CDS encoding PspA/IM30 family protein, whose amino-acid sequence is MNILSRLFKIGQSEAHAAVDQLENPINMTEQGLRDLRQDLDKSLQALAEVKAMAIRARNEGENFRSKALDYENKAVLLLQRAHKGDLDQAEADRLAGEALLKKAENEAHSTRSGQDQEQFEKSAAQLSENVQQLKQTISQWENELKTLKARQTVSTATKTINKQLAQLDSSGTVALLERMKEKVAAEEALAESYGQIANESKSIDGEIDKALAGSSASQAATDVQALKAKLGLAE
- a CDS encoding YbjN domain-containing protein, which translates into the protein MKNCYFPIIKSYLLELGFDIRRAEETDGILVVDKPEMGIRNLVIGCADPLLLLEQYLLELPAPSCEVYQQLLQKNRDIIHGAFALDESGRKVIFRDTLQIETLDRQELEAVLNSLGLLLSEYSEELISFAKG
- a CDS encoding endonuclease domain-containing protein, whose protein sequence is MPDTNHIHNLGYQKATRRILRSNLTPAEALLWKALQRSQLDGRKFRRQHDIGPYIVDFYCPAEKLVVELDGAGHFTASGEAQDQERDSYLGSLGLKVLRFENKLVVQHIESVLAAIEAAF
- a CDS encoding DNA repair ATPase; its protein translation is MEQLETGTYEILRNRLLKSSTDLRQRLDTLNAERKQVFGAVDTRLLGTGRITTENNCVPWDMVPVGQRFIFGYNVTLGLKAEPDLADVFGVYDYTEHDFRPLGLELLQNPQFLEEFRNLYRYYKNTQFVKFAVIGAHLFMVFRVGRSTSDVKTFKWLMQGDTLTYLDNRSDHEYTFPPQHEFQWKRATRDMQRGGKHPHISIEDKVFVETIGGDLTIKVEDNTSTGQGILSEPVDDKDQTLDDSEIYFAVVGNLILLKIRPYQEQQYRYFIFNFKLKTAQRLDALADACVLLPDGQGLIFPHGFYLQTGDNKLLDNGLREMLFEKRVVSPNGEDFLYVFYNKDQGTYLLLSYNRIAQRVDNPIVCHGYALFENGELCFFRADDEPKKHHAVQIWQTPYTAPDFELPVTSDSYLYKLGNKEIVRAMSEVQEVLTLTGKDDSYAGLYLDLIRQTTSLTDAYHWLREPAAQALAEPLGEIRQTATAAVEEFEKVQSIRKNTAQQTQTVFQKADELISRIRRSAPDTVTEFVQLLGELRGVRGEVISLKELRYVELPAVEQHATGLEELSKEVATQTVDFLLKPDALTPYAQRVQAIADGVEQVQKTVEADQREQEATAVAQELELLIEVVSNLPIPDPTQTTAIIDNISTVYARFNQIRAALKRRRQALAGTEAQAEFTAQLKLLEQALTNYLDLADTPAKCDEYLTKLMVQLEELEGRFPDFDQFIEQLTSRREQVVEAFESKKTALVAARNQRATALLQSAERLLKAVQSRLTRLESVADINGCFAADVMVEKVRQTAQELLNLGDSVKADDVLSRLKTLREDAVRQLRDRADLFADGGQTLKFGPHAFTVNTQPLELTVVLRDGDLHYHLTGTNFFQKINDPTLLAARPVWEQTVVSENQDVYRAEFLAWRILQAAQHPTPADAEAGRPAVLSVPELGHLSAAELLAYVQQFMAARYQEGYLKGVHDHDAALLLTALVRLTRTADLLRYPADTRAAAALYWLRFADPDQRAHWERQLQGIGVLLQVFPDSQEFDALKAELQAAVGTFAQQTGLFTPDQVVEAGDYLFASLTQVSGTSPTSELTKNQEPKTNNHFIISQEAAELYQQFQKQLQERQATELFQRSIDQLQDQPVAQVQLVRQWVQAVQPKRLTPQPPLRKRRGGAVADPEINAELETESAGSSSPFSERGLGGEALECAVLLLTNTYDPARVVHTPTREVLAGFQGTHPRLSDDRTYPLNFPDFRRRLLHYERVLVPQFEQFQELKKQLLVRAAQDMRLEDFRPRVLTSFVRNQLIDKVYLPLIGANLAKQIGTAGEGKRTDLMGLLLLISPPGYGKTTLMEYVANRLGLIFMKINGPAIGHAVTSVDPAQAPNAGARQELEKLNLAFEMGDNVMIYVDDIQHCNPEFLQKFISLCDAQRKIEGVYEGRARTYDFRGRKVAVVMAGNPYTESGDVFQLPDMLANRADIYNLGDILSTGSEEAFRLSYLENALTSNAALGRLATQSPQDVPALIRLAETGQQDGLSLEGNHSPEELNEYVAVLQKLLRLRDVVARVNAAYIASAAQADAYRTEPPFKLQGSYRNMNKLAEKVRPVMNDQEITDLLAAHYESEAQTLTSATEANLLKLRELLGWLTPAEEARWQEIKATFRDNLRNSGAGQLLQMLDKLESIAGGLSGIREVLKRE
- a CDS encoding flotillin family protein translates to MVAQLSWAVLLILGFLLLGLLALLVKMYQKAVQGEALVRTGLGDTKVSFSGIFIVPVLHKLEVMDITLKTIIIQRAGPEGLVCKDNLRADLKVNFYVRVNKTHEDVVQVAQSIGARRASDPAALENLFDAKFSEALKTVGKHFDFIELYNSREQFKQEILRIIGTDLNGYVLDDCAIDYLEQTPLHSLNQDNILDAEGIKKIIALTSEQKIQANQIQREQQKTIKKQDVEAQETILQLEKQLAENTEKQKREIANIKARELAETEKVQQEERLKSERARIATEEEVRIAEQNRDRQVLVAERNKQRTDAVETERVAQAKALEANERERIVALAQIEKEKALEEEKKNIQTIIRERVVVEKATVQEEERIKDTRAQAQADREKLVAVTAAQQQAEAATVTLVGTADMERQAAEFRAKQALIDAEAEKAAAEFKAQAIRTLAEAEASKAAAVGLAEAQVMQAKATARQKEGETEATVLQLTATAEAQAIQAKAAAQADADEKLGVVAAKVNREKGLADADIIQAKADAEQKRGLAEAAVSEQKFAVEAKGIEAKADAMKKLDGVGKDHEEFKLRLDKEKSVELAQISIQKDIAASQADVIGEALKAAKIDIVGGETMFFDQIIGSITKGKMVDRAVHNSEVLGTVKDAFFSLDGNGGGDFKTNLRRFVDKFGLSSEDMKNLSVSALLLKMMNQAGDDATRATITQLAGTATALGIGDKPAKMLELR
- a CDS encoding OB-fold-containig protein; this encodes MTELLQAAVSPPNLVPTGLLVFVLLYWLTVMVGLVHLDALDVDVAADADAGVDLDTHAGPHLHHGEVGTDWLNNALAFFNLGRVPLMVFLSFVALPLWAGSVLLNYYTHNSSWLVGIVFLAPLLVGSLLLAKVLTTPFVKLFAALEKDHDAGASPVGKICTVVLPATREQMGQAAVRIASGAPLMLNVRAASATELRKGDSALVIDFDAQQRCYLIEPYER
- a CDS encoding PH domain-containing protein, yielding MNQVFPSKISWWLFGPILLLLLVLPFGYWQKTTGHFVATLVNLSVVAFFLYLMRTTYYTLTPTHLLVRCGPWRVQMPVASITRVEPTHNPISSAALSLDRLAIHYNRYDEILLSPRDKAGFVEALRQLNPQIQVG